ATCCCCAATAGCTTTATAGCATCGTGCAATTTGCAAACCAGAAGATATACTCCCTTCAGAAGCATAAGCATTAATAGCTTTCGTGTAATTTCCTAGCGCATAAAGACTATCTGCAAGTGACAATGTAGAGGATTGGGCTATGCCATTGAAAACTATAAGTAATACCAGCAAGAAAATCCTCTTCACAATTCTAAGAACTATTTTAGTTTAAAAGTAACTGGAATTGAAAAGGGAACATCCACTGATTCTCCTTTATGTTGACCTGCTGTCATTTTAGGTAATCTTTTGATAATACGCGCTACCTCATTTTCCAATAACCTATCAGGACCTCTCATCTTAACATTTCCGATACTTCCATCTTTTTGAATGGTAAAAACAACATTGACCCTACCCTGAATGCCTTTATCCTGTGCTTCCTGGGGATAATTAAAGTTCTTACTGATATGTTTTTGTATCCGTTCATTAAAACAAGCTCTTTTATCCGCTAAGTTTTCGCATCCTGGAAAAACTGGAACTTCATCCACTACGGCGAATGGAATTCCACTATATGTAATTTCTCCCTTCTCTCCAGATAGACCCTTAAGATCTCTCGGAAATGTATTGTAGATCAATTTTGCCAATTGATCTTTCTCATCTTGTGTAAGTGAGTCCTTATTATTTATTTCCAGTTCAAGAGCCTCAATTTTTTTAGATAGCGGTGATTTTTTCTTTTCTTCGGACGATATTTCAGTTTGGCAAGAGGTATACAACAACATCCCAAGTAACACAGGTACTATTGTTAAATATTTTAATTGCCAGATTTTCTTCGATTTTGATTTTTGTAACATGACGATTCGTTTTTTGATTAATGAGGTTTTAAAAAATTGGTTGACAAAAGAGATATGTTGGGTTTGAAAAACCTGAGATAATAAAAGTTCATAATGAGCTTTCCGTTCTTCCTTGGGTACATGGGCATCCGCAATAAATTCGTGTAACTCGGCTATTCTATGCTGATATACATACACCAAAGGATTGAACCAGCCTCCGATGCGCATCAGCTCAAAAAAGAGCAAATCCAACGAATGCCTTTGTTTTATATGTACTAATTCGTGAGAGATGATAGCATTATACTCTTTATGGGGCAATTGATCTCCCAAAAAAATAGATTTGAAAAACGAGAAGGCCACATGACTGTCCTGGACTAATATTTGAGTGAAATTCTTGAAATAATCAATAGTTCCTTTTGACCTAAGTTGATGCAGACGCCACAATTTGGAGAGAAACCAAAGAAAGGAGAACAAAGCACCTATTATGAAGACCCACTCTTGCCAAGCGAGGGAAAACCCTTGGCTTACTTCCGCATTCAACAAAATTGGTTTTTGGTCCAAATTCCAAAGAAATTCAGAATAACCTTGAAATGTTCGTGGTACTTCGCTACTAAAGGCATCTATCTTAATCCACGGTAACAGTAACGACAGGCTATATGTAGCTATTAAATAAACCCTGTTCCACTGAAAGAAGGTCTCGCGTTTCAAAAAGAAATCATAGATGACGAGAAACACCAATTGAAAGGCGATGCACTCTAGAATATACTGTATCATGCCATTATTCTTTATCAGGTTTTCTATTTACCGCCTTAGGCTCGGCAGTCTTTATTTCGTTCAGGATAGACTCCAGTTCGGACAAACTCATATCGTTCTTCTTCATAAAAAACGACACCATACTTTTAAAAGAACCCTGAAAATACCCGTCTACCAATTTATTGATGGATTGATGACTATAGTCCGATTTCTTTAGTAATGGAAAATACAAATAGCCCTTTCCTTCCTGCTCATGATCTACAAATCCTTTATTCTCTAATATTCGCACAATAGTAGATACCGTATTGTAAGCCGGTTTAGGTTCTGGAAGCTGCGCAATAATCGCAGCAACGTTGCCTTTTTCCAACTTCCAAAGAACCTGCATTACCTCCTCTTCCGCTTTTGTTAATTGTTTCATTCAACTAAAATTTTAGTTCATTTCTGAAACAAATATAACTAAATATTTAGTTTAAACTAACTTTTTAGTTCAAAATTGAAGTCATCAGGAAGACTCTTCCTGTATTTGTAACAAAATGATGCTATCTTCGTCCCATAAACAGTCTATTAGCGTACATAGTATGGATATTGCACTACTTATTATTGGGTTTATTTTTATGATTATTGGAATTCTAGGTAGTTTTTTGCCCGTACTACCCGGGCCGCCCATTAGCTGGATCGGGCTTTTACTCCTCTATCTGACCAACGCGGTTCCAAACAACTGGTGGATACTGGGGGTGACCCTCGCGGTAGCCCTTGTCGTCTTTGCTTTGGATTACATTATACCAGCAATGGGCACGAAAAAATTCGGAGGTACAAAAGCGGGTATGATCGGAACTACCATTGGGTTATTGGTAGCTATATTCTTTCCGATTCTAGGTCCGTTAGGAATTATTATCTGGCCATTTGTTGGTGCGCTTGTAGGAGAATTACTGAACAAGGCCGACAAAAAAACCGCTACTAAAGCGGCTTTTGGTTCCTTTCTAGGTTTTTTGACAGGAACTTTCCTGAAATTTATGGTTACCATCGTATTCCTAGGACTTTTTATTACAACGGCTTGGGAGTATAAAGCGGCTCTTTTTCCCTATTTTGATTAGTCTAACCACACCACTTTCTCAGAAATAGGTTTTCTTGTTCTTTCCAGTAATTCGCCCTCGTAGTAGCCCATATAGAAGAATCCCAAGCATTTCTCACCTTCCTCCATGGGAAGAAATTCGTCCATATATGTAATGAGCCCCGGAGAACTCCAATAACAACCAATACCTAGCTCCGTACAACAAAGCCACATATTCTGCACCGCCATGGCAGTCGCTGCAATCTCTTCCCATTCCGGAATACTTTCCAAAGGGTCTCGTTGCATACAAATAGCGATAATAGCCCCAGCTTTTTTTGGGTTTTCAATGAGCTTCTTCGCTTTTATTTGCTTGGGTTTTGGCGTAATATCAATGTAGGTGTTCGATAAAAACTCGCCCAACTCGGCCTTTTTTGTTCCTTGTATTACCTTAAACCGCCAGGGTTCTGTTTTCTTGTGATTGGGTGCCCAATTAGCGGCTTCCAATATTAGCTCAATATCCCTTTTTACAATAGGCTTTTCAATATACTGCGCTGGGAATATGGAGCGTCTCTCCTTTATCAAATCAAATATCATAATAAGTAATTTTAGGATGAAGATCTACCTAAAAGTAAATCCATACAATTTTTTAACACGGGATTAGCGTTTTCCTTCCTCCATATCACCGAAAGTAGCGCACGCTGTTTTAAAGTCTTCAACTCAATAAACTTCACTTTCATCTGAAATCCGGCTTGTAGGGCCGTTGGTACAATGGCAATACCCAAGTTGTTCTCCACCAATTTAAATATCGTATGCGCGTGTACCGACTTATGTGATACTTTAGGAACAAAACCGGCATCGGAGCAAATACTCATAATCGTTTCAAAATAGTAAGGACTATACGCTTGACTGAACAGTATAAAATTATCTTCTGAAAACTGATACATGCCTTTATAATCCCTTGTAAGCATAGGATAACTCTCTGGTAGCACCAAAGAAAACGTATCCTCAAAAATGGTTTGCATATGCAAAGCTGCAGGCACTCTGGCCAATCGCACAAAACCAATATCCAATTCGTCTTTCAACACCGCGTCTACTTGGTCTTGATTGGCACGCTCCTCTAGGGAAGTTTTTATTTTAGGGTAGTTATCCCGCAACTGCAAAAGCAAATTAGGAATTACGTTCTGCATAGCGGAGCCTAGAAATCCAATACGGATTTCACCAGTGTCACCTTCCCCTATCAACTGCAACTGTCTCTTTGTCTCTTTTAACTGTTTTAATATGGCTTCCGTTTGCGTTTTCAAATAATGTCCCGCTGGTGTAAGCGCCACCTTCTTCTTATTTCGCACAAATAGTTCTACCTGCAGAAGGTTCTCCATCTGTTTAATTTGCCGACTTAGGCCAGGTTGAGAAATAAATAATTTTTCCGCAGCCTTTCTAAAGTGCAGTTCTTCCGCTACCGCCAAGAAATAGGATAGATGTCGCAATTCTATTTGAGAACTCATAGTTATTAATTATATACAAAAATAGTATTGGTAATTATCAAACTTAATAAATAAATTTATAGAACTAAAACATAGATAATGGTTACCGCACCAAAAACATTTAGATTAGGAGAGGATTGGCTTACCGCAAGTATCGCCATAAGCATCTCAAAGGGTATTACTGACCTCACGATAAGTCAAAAAACCAGAGATAATGTAATAACCAGCTGGGGAATTGTGCAGAACATTGTGGATAAGGGACATCCGGTATATGGAATCAACACCGGTTTTGGTCCGCTCTGCACTACAAAAATCTCTTCTTCTGAAACCAATGTACTACAAACCAACATTCTTCAAAGCCATAGCGTAGGCGTGGGCAAACCCATTTCTAAATCCATTGCGAAGCTGATGCTGGTCTTAAAGGCCCATTCTTTGGCAAAAGGTTATTCCGGTATTGCCGAAGCTACGCTGAACAGAATAGTTTGGCATATAGAAAATGATGCTATTCCCATAGTACCTTCTAAAGGCTCGGTAGGAGCTTCGGGTGATTTAGCACCCTTATCACACCTGTTCCTTCCACTAATAGGCCTTGGAGAAGTGCGGTATAAAAACGAGACGATAAGCACTAAAGAATTATTTAAGAAAACTGACCTCGAAGCACTTGACCTTGGACCAAAAGAGGGTCTGGCACTTATTAACGGAACACAGTTTATAGCCGCCCACGCCGTTAAAGTTGTAGAAAAATTACACTCCGTTCTTTCCCAGGCCGATATTATTGGGGCTATGATGATTGAAGGGCTTCAAGGTTCTGTAAAACCCTTCTATAATGAACTACACGCCTTACGACCTTACAAGGGTAACATTCATGTTGCCAAACGCGTGAAACGATTATTAAAGGGTTCCGAAATTATGGAGGACCATATTGACTGCGAGCGTGTACAAGACCCCTATTCACTGCGGTGTATTCCGCAAGTACATGGTGCGTCTAGAAATGCCTGGTTACATCTCAAAGAGTTGTTGGAAGTAGAATTAAACTCCGTCACCGATAATCCCGTAATAATTGATGAGGAACTTACGATTAGTGGAGGTAATTTTCACGGGCAGCCCTTGGCAATGGCTTTGGATTATGCCTGTTTGGCGGCATCGGAGATTGGAAATATTTCGGATCGGCGAATTTATTTAGCACTAGAAGGCAATAGCCCCGGAGTTCCTAAATTGTTGATGAAGGATACGGGCATCAATTCTGGCTATATGATTCTTCAGTATACTACGGCTGCCCTCGCCAGCGAAAATAAGGGACTTTGCTTTCCGTCCAGTGCGGATAGTATTCCCACGTCATTGGGTCAAGAAGACCATGTAAGCATGGGCTCCATTGGCGGGCGTAAGGCCCTACAGGTCATTGGAAACGTAGAAAAGATATTGGCCATAGAACTATTGACCGCCGCCCAAGCTTTCGAATTCAGGAAACCTATGAAGTCCGGTATTTTTCTGGATGAAATCCATAAAGAAATTCGAAAAAAAGTTGCCTTTGCCGATAAGGATAGGGTATTTGCCGATGATATTGAAAAGGGAATTAAGATGATAAAAAACAACACAATTAGTAAACTGATTGAGCGTATTGGAGCAAAAGAAGGGATATCTTTAAAGACAAAGTATTCCAATGAATTT
This genomic window from Maribacter sp. MJ134 contains:
- a CDS encoding M56 family metallopeptidase is translated as MIQYILECIAFQLVFLVIYDFFLKRETFFQWNRVYLIATYSLSLLLPWIKIDAFSSEVPRTFQGYSEFLWNLDQKPILLNAEVSQGFSLAWQEWVFIIGALFSFLWFLSKLWRLHQLRSKGTIDYFKNFTQILVQDSHVAFSFFKSIFLGDQLPHKEYNAIISHELVHIKQRHSLDLLFFELMRIGGWFNPLVYVYQHRIAELHEFIADAHVPKEERKAHYELLLSQVFQTQHISFVNQFFKTSLIKKRIVMLQKSKSKKIWQLKYLTIVPVLLGMLLYTSCQTEISSEEKKKSPLSKKIEALELEINNKDSLTQDEKDQLAKLIYNTFPRDLKGLSGEKGEITYSGIPFAVVDEVPVFPGCENLADKRACFNERIQKHISKNFNYPQEAQDKGIQGRVNVVFTIQKDGSIGNVKMRGPDRLLENEVARIIKRLPKMTAGQHKGESVDVPFSIPVTFKLK
- a CDS encoding BlaI/MecI/CopY family transcriptional regulator, with product MKQLTKAEEEVMQVLWKLEKGNVAAIIAQLPEPKPAYNTVSTIVRILENKGFVDHEQEGKGYLYFPLLKKSDYSHQSINKLVDGYFQGSFKSMVSFFMKKNDMSLSELESILNEIKTAEPKAVNRKPDKE
- a CDS encoding DUF456 domain-containing protein, with amino-acid sequence MDIALLIIGFIFMIIGILGSFLPVLPGPPISWIGLLLLYLTNAVPNNWWILGVTLAVALVVFALDYIIPAMGTKKFGGTKAGMIGTTIGLLVAIFFPILGPLGIIIWPFVGALVGELLNKADKKTATKAAFGSFLGFLTGTFLKFMVTIVFLGLFITTAWEYKAALFPYFD
- a CDS encoding nitroreductase, with protein sequence MIFDLIKERRSIFPAQYIEKPIVKRDIELILEAANWAPNHKKTEPWRFKVIQGTKKAELGEFLSNTYIDITPKPKQIKAKKLIENPKKAGAIIAICMQRDPLESIPEWEEIAATAMAVQNMWLCCTELGIGCYWSSPGLITYMDEFLPMEEGEKCLGFFYMGYYEGELLERTRKPISEKVVWLD
- a CDS encoding LysR family transcriptional regulator, with the translated sequence MSSQIELRHLSYFLAVAEELHFRKAAEKLFISQPGLSRQIKQMENLLQVELFVRNKKKVALTPAGHYLKTQTEAILKQLKETKRQLQLIGEGDTGEIRIGFLGSAMQNVIPNLLLQLRDNYPKIKTSLEERANQDQVDAVLKDELDIGFVRLARVPAALHMQTIFEDTFSLVLPESYPMLTRDYKGMYQFSEDNFILFSQAYSPYYFETIMSICSDAGFVPKVSHKSVHAHTIFKLVENNLGIAIVPTALQAGFQMKVKFIELKTLKQRALLSVIWRKENANPVLKNCMDLLLGRSSS
- the hutH gene encoding histidine ammonia-lyase — translated: MVTAPKTFRLGEDWLTASIAISISKGITDLTISQKTRDNVITSWGIVQNIVDKGHPVYGINTGFGPLCTTKISSSETNVLQTNILQSHSVGVGKPISKSIAKLMLVLKAHSLAKGYSGIAEATLNRIVWHIENDAIPIVPSKGSVGASGDLAPLSHLFLPLIGLGEVRYKNETISTKELFKKTDLEALDLGPKEGLALINGTQFIAAHAVKVVEKLHSVLSQADIIGAMMIEGLQGSVKPFYNELHALRPYKGNIHVAKRVKRLLKGSEIMEDHIDCERVQDPYSLRCIPQVHGASRNAWLHLKELLEVELNSVTDNPVIIDEELTISGGNFHGQPLAMALDYACLAASEIGNISDRRIYLALEGNSPGVPKLLMKDTGINSGYMILQYTTAALASENKGLCFPSSADSIPTSLGQEDHVSMGSIGGRKALQVIGNVEKILAIELLTAAQAFEFRKPMKSGIFLDEIHKEIRKKVAFADKDRVFADDIEKGIKMIKNNTISKLIERIGAKEGISLKTKYSNEFETY